From Brassica rapa cultivar Chiifu-401-42 chromosome A06, CAAS_Brap_v3.01, whole genome shotgun sequence:
CTTCCGACTCTTGACCaacgttttaagtttttttttaatcagttttttttgGTTCGTCTTTGTGTTGTTGCAGTTGAATGTGGAGTACCATTACCCAGAAAACCCAAGATACTTCAACATCACAGACTAAGTTTTCAATGGTTGTATTTCGTTTTCTTGTTTAAGAAGAAATCAATGGGCTTATTTGTACATAACCCCATGGCTTTGACACAACGTTGTACAGATTCAGGCCTTACATTAACTATTacttttgtcttttgtttttcATCTAACAGATAGGATCGATCAATGTTCATGGGCCCATAGTTCCTTGACCAGTAACATTAATTATAGAAATTGTGATATGAAATCTGAAATGATATTTCATCAGctgaaataataattattaagttACAATGATTGCTACCTTATATTAACATACTGCATTTTGATTCGGGTATTGAAAGTACAGATTTATTTTTGGAATTAAATAAAGGATTTATTATCGaagtacaaatttttttttagaattaaaacaaaattcttTTTATATGAGATAGTGCATACGTATGGAGTATGGACTAAAAACTGAATAGGtatctaaacttttttttttttttttttacaacggtatctaaacttttaaattacaaattatatacgtacatatattaattatatataatatctaaataagcaaatattctaaaattaatatttataaattgaattaccaaaaaacaaattattaaaaattatctgAGTTATATGATACGAGAGAGTTTGTTTTTTCAAATTAGATCGCTGAAGAAACTCAATCTCGTAAACAAATCAGCTTATCagaattaaattatttttttgtcaacctttTTTTCATCAAACCCAAatgggtttttttttaactaagggctttcaatttaaaacttaaactattacAAGATAAGATTGGAAATCTTATAGTTTGGAAAAGCTGGAATGAAACAAGTTTCATGTAAGAGTGAATCTCAAACCaatgaaacaacaaaggttGAGACTAGATAAACCACTGATGGTGAAAAAGACACTAGCTAATGATAGGAGCCACGGCCTCGTCGGCCACGGTTTCCTCTCTCTCGGACTGTCTTCCACTCCATGTTTTGGTACTTGATGGGAGGCTTTGACTCTCTCCCACCTCTAGTCAAGCTGAACGAGTTTGAAGGCTCAATTTCAGCTTTATTCACTTCTTCTAACACTGTAAAACGAGAAGGACTCTCAAAGGCACAATGATTAGTTGATGTGGTTAAAGGATCAATAACAGAGGACTCTAGGACCTTGTTATTGATAATACTTGATGGAGAGGTTTCCATAATCTGTGAATAAGTGGGAGTAGACTGTGCATCTACTAATATGGAGTAAGCAGGAACTGAGTTAAGCGGAACAATGGGCTTCTCTTGTTGTGAATGAGAAGAAGGAGATAAAGTTTCAAGCACAGCGACAAGGCGTACCTCTTCTAAGACGTGGCCAGACTCTGGAGTAGGAATCAATAGGTTTTCAATAGCTTTTGGATCCTTTGGATGCATAGTCGATAATGGTGAAGCCGAAGTATCCTTTTCATGTAGAATAAGATCAATATCCACAACAGGGATCTCACTAGGAACATCTTTTGTCTGTGGCAGCACGCCTGAATCGTTAGCCGGCTTAGAAGGTAAGAGGCATCTCTTTGCTTTGTGGCCAAGTCTACCACATCTTTCACACGTAGATGGAACCCAAATGGGTTTTGTTTAAAGGTACAATGCATTAAAGAGCAAACCCAAAcgtaaaattacaaaataagatCAAAGGCTAGTGAAAAACACTTGTAATTAATATGTTGAGAGACTAATCACAATTAATTACAATGGAATAatcagaaagaaataaaaatatacaaagttAAAGGAAGAAAATATCTCGTAAAATTTCCGTGATTATGTTCCATTAGGGGATCCTTTCCTAATaagatgtgtatatatataacctGAACCACAGAAGGTGTAAAACATCATATCAGTAAAAATGAACAATCTCTCAATCTTTCTATGTGTTGTCTTCTGCATGATTAGCCATGTATATGGCGACATCAGGATTGCGAACGAACTCAAATTCAATAAATATCTGTGGATAAGTTGTTTCTCCGGAGACGACCGAATGGAGCCAGTGATTAAAAAACCAGGAGAACACCATCGTATTTACTTCCGCACCAACTATTGGGGGACAACGCGTTTCATGTGTACGTTGAGACAAGGACCTAACTATAGACACTCTCGGAGCTTCACAGCTTTCAAACAGGTAAGTCCCAGCGATAGGGGAGCCTTGTGGGATTGGAGAGCCAGAGAAAAAGGTATCTATTTGAAAGTGTGGGAGGACGAATTTTCTCAAGGCGAGACCAATATGCATAAGGCGTTTGATTGGATTTACTAGTTTGTAATAATTTTATCACACATATGAAAATCAAAGTTTGTAAATACTCTTCATTAATGCAAGAGAATAATCATTTTAAGGACTACCATTTAACACAAGAAGTTATATGTTGCTCCTTATATTATTTATCTATGCTACTTGTTAAAACAATTTGATGATGAAAGAGATGAATGATAGTTTTAGAGATCAAAGGTTGGAATATGAATATTTGAAGAGAAAAAACATGTGAGGCCAGATACAACATTCTTGACAACAAGTTCCTGTTGGTATTCAGATTATATGATCTACGGTAGATCAAAGCACATTTAACATGTATACCAgctgtttctatttttttccaaagtaaTAATAGCAGTTTTTAACTGAAGTTCAACCTGTGGAATTGCGAGGATTATCTAGCTTATTAATTAGGGCATCTACAACTCATCTAATTTGTCTCTCTATAATAGTATTTATCAACTAAAATACTATACATAGCAATAtagatgtgtatatataatctaAACCACAAAAAGAAGTAAACATCATCTGTAtcctacaaaaataaatatgaaaaatctctCAATCTTTCTATGTGTGGTTAGCTTCTGCATGATTAGCCATGTATACGGCAGCATCAGGATTTCAAACGAACTCAAATTCAAGAAAAAACTCTCTGTAAGCTGTTACTCCAAGGACAACCGAATGAAGACAGAGATAATAGAACCAGGAGCACGATATGAAAAATACTTCAACACCAACATTTTCGGGACAACGCGTTTCATGTGTACGTTGAGACAAGGGCCTAACTATAGGCACACTCAGAGCTTCACAGCATTCAAACAGGTAAGTTCCAGGGATAATGGAGCCTTGTGGGATTGGAGAGCCAGAGAAAATGGTATCTATTTGAAAGTGTGGGCGGGCAAACATGAACAAGGCGGGGCCTATATGCATAAGGCGTTTGATTGGATTTACTAGTTAAGAGACAAGCTTATACACATATTAAAATCAAAGTTTGTAAtgtttttcattaattaatacGAGAgaataatcattttttaaacACTGAGTAAATCACCAATTACATTATATGAAAAGAGAATAATCATTATAAGGACTATCATTTAACacaaaaagttttattttgcTGCTATTATTTATCTATgctacattaaaaaaaatagttggtgattttaaaaataacatataaagtTGTGTAAATGATCAAAGAGATTGTAATTTCAGAGATCAAAGGTTGGAATATCAGAAGAGAAACCATGTGAAGCCTGATA
This genomic window contains:
- the LOC103875268 gene encoding S-protein homolog 17-like, with the translated sequence MNNLSIFLCVVFCMISHVYGDIRIANELKFNKYLWISCFSGDDRMEPVIKKPGEHHRIYFRTNYWGTTRFMCTLRQGPNYRHSRSFTAFKQVSPSDRGALWDWRAREKGIYLKVWEDEFSQGETNMHKAFDWIY
- the LOC103875269 gene encoding S-protein homolog 17-like gives rise to the protein MKNLSIFLCVVSFCMISHVYGSIRISNELKFKKKLSVSCYSKDNRMKTEIIEPGARYEKYFNTNIFGTTRFMCTLRQGPNYRHTQSFTAFKQVSSRDNGALWDWRARENGIYLKVWAGKHEQGGAYMHKAFDWIY